The DNA region AACGTCTACGGCATTCTGTCGCTGATCACGTGGTCGCTCATACTGGTCGTCGTCGTCAAATATCTGTTCTTCATCCTTCGAGCGGATAACCGCGGAGAAGGCGGCGTGATGGCGATGCTCGCGCTGCTGCTTCAGCGTCAGCACCGGCGCGGCGATCGGAGGCGGAAAGCCCTGCTCGTCGTACTTGGCGTTTTCGGAACCGCGCTGCTGTTCGGCGACGGAATAATAACGCCCGCCATATCAGTGCTCGGAGCAATGGAAGGACTCGAGGTCGTCACCCCCGCGCTCGAGCCGTACGTGGTGGCTGTGACCGTCGTAATTCTCTTCGGTCTTTTCATGTTCCAGAAGCACGGGACGGCTCGCGTGGGCAAGACGTTCGGTCCTATCACCTTCGTCTGGTTCGTCACGATTGGTACTCTGGGGCTCGTCGAAATCGCGAGAGGGCCGAGCATTCTCGCAGCGCTCAACCCGTGGCATGCCGCGCAGTTTCTGAGCGGGCGCGGGTTCGTCGCATTCGCCGTACTTGGTGCGGTGTTCCTCGCTGTAACCGGTGCCGAGGCGCTGTATGCCGACATGGGCCACTTTGGAAGGAAGCCGATCCGGCTCGCGTTCTTCATCCTGGTGTTCCCCGCCCTGCTCCTGAACTATTTCGGACAGGGAGCTCTCGTTCTGCGCGACGCGACAGCCGTCGCCAATCCGTTCTATCTGCTTGCACCGCGCTGGTTCCTCTACCCGCTCCTGCTCATCGCGACGCTCGCCGCCATCGTCGCTTCGCAGGCGCTTATATCCGGAGCGTTCTCTCTCGCGCATCAGTCGGTGCAGCTTGGCTACAGCCCGCGGCTCACGCTGGTGCACACGTCCAGGGAGGAGTACGGGCAGATATACGTGCCCGAAGTGAACAAGGCTCTGATGGTCGGCACGCTTCTCATCGTGCTCGCATTCCGATCGTCGAGTGCGCTCGGCGCGGCGTACGGCATAGCCGTCACGGGAACGATGTCGATCACCACCGTTCTCTTCGCCGTAGTCGCGCGCACGCGATGGGGCTGGCCGATATGGCGCGTACTCGCGCTGTCTGCCTTCTTCCTTTCCTTCGATCTGGCATTTCTCGGCGCCAACGCCTTGAAAATTGCTCGCGGCGGATGGGTGCCACTGGCGATCGCGATTGCGATCCTGACACTCATGACCACCTGGAAGTCAGGGCGCGGCATTCTCCTGAGAATCATGAGGCAGAGCGGGCTGCCGCTCGATCTGCTGCTCAAGGAGATCGAGCGCCGGCCTCCGTGGCGCGTGCCCGGAACTGCCGTCTTCATGACATCGGAGGCTGAGAACGCGCCGCTCGTGCTGCTCCACCACCTGAAGCACAACAAGGCGCTCCATCAACAAGTGGTACTTCTGTCGGTCAAGGCGGCCGGCGTGCCGCTGGTGCAGGACGCGGAGCGAGTGCACGTGACTGCGCTGGCTCATGACTTCTATCGCGTATCGGCGACATTCGGCTTCATGGAAGCGCCGAACGTACCACGCGTCATGGAGCTATGCGCGGCGCAGGGGCTCCACGCGCCGCCGGCCGACACGAGCTACTACCTCGGCCATGAGCGCCTCATTCCAACGGGCAAATCCAGAATGCCCCGCTGGAGGAAGAAGCTATTTGTGTTCATGACGCGCAACACTCTCTCTGCCGCGCAGTTCTTCGGATTGCCTCCAAACCGGGTAGTGGAGCTCGGCGCGCAGATCGAATTCTGATCGTGTCCGTTCTTTTGATCACCGAGCGAGCAGGAATCTCCGCACGAATTCGACAGTCGAATAGAATTGAAAGTCGACGTTGTTCTTTTTCCTGAATCCGTGCCCTTCATCCTTGCCCATGAGGTACCATACCGGGCTTCCATTCTGCTTCACGCGCGCGACCATCTGCTCCGCTTCGGTCCTCGGCACTCGCGGATCGTTCCCGCCCTGCACCACGAACAGGGGCTTCGT from Gemmatimonadaceae bacterium includes:
- a CDS encoding potassium transporter Kup; translated protein: MTAEPTPDPHGRRLAVLTLTALGVVYGDIGTSPLYTLRETFAHEYGLVPNAANVYGILSLITWSLILVVVVKYLFFILRADNRGEGGVMAMLALLLQRQHRRGDRRRKALLVVLGVFGTALLFGDGIITPAISVLGAMEGLEVVTPALEPYVVAVTVVILFGLFMFQKHGTARVGKTFGPITFVWFVTIGTLGLVEIARGPSILAALNPWHAAQFLSGRGFVAFAVLGAVFLAVTGAEALYADMGHFGRKPIRLAFFILVFPALLLNYFGQGALVLRDATAVANPFYLLAPRWFLYPLLLIATLAAIVASQALISGAFSLAHQSVQLGYSPRLTLVHTSREEYGQIYVPEVNKALMVGTLLIVLAFRSSSALGAAYGIAVTGTMSITTVLFAVVARTRWGWPIWRVLALSAFFLSFDLAFLGANALKIARGGWVPLAIAIAILTLMTTWKSGRGILLRIMRQSGLPLDLLLKEIERRPPWRVPGTAVFMTSEAENAPLVLLHHLKHNKALHQQVVLLSVKAAGVPLVQDAERVHVTALAHDFYRVSATFGFMEAPNVPRVMELCAAQGLHAPPADTSYYLGHERLIPTGKSRMPRWRKKLFVFMTRNTLSAAQFFGLPPNRVVELGAQIEF